Proteins encoded together in one Drosophila albomicans strain 15112-1751.03 chromosome 2R, ASM965048v2, whole genome shotgun sequence window:
- the LOC117573565 gene encoding mitochondrial coenzyme A transporter SLC25A42 isoform X2, translating to MRKVHNKFDEVIISLISGAAAGALAKTTIAPLDRTKINFQIRKDVPFSFRASLLYLRQTYVNEGVLALWRGNSATMARIVPYAAIQFTSHEQWRRILQVDQNGTNTKGRRFVAGSLAGITSQSLTYPLDLARARMAVTDRYTGYRTLRQVFAKIWVEEGPRTLFRGYWATVLGVIPYAGTSFFTYETLKREYHEIVGNNKPNALVSLGFGAAAGAAGQTASYPLDIVRRRMQTMRINPAATDRCPTILETLVKIYREEGIKNGFYKGLSMNWIKGPIAVGISFSTYDLIKAWLRELSHLKRGRVDN from the exons ATGCGAAAAG TGCACAACAAATTCGACGAGGTGATCATCAGTCTGATATCTGGCGCAGCGGCTGGCGCGTTGGCCAAGACGACAATTGCACCGCTGGATCGAacgaaaatcaattttcaaatacGCAAAGATgtgccattttcatttcgggCATCGCTGCTCTATCTGCGTCAGACCTACGTCAATGAAGGTGTCCTCGCTCTGTGGCGTGGCAACTCGGCGACCATGGCACGCATTGTTCCCTATGCGGCCATTCAGTTTACATCGCACGAGCAATGGCGACGCATCCTCCAAGTGGATCAAAATGGCACCAA CACAAAGGGACGGCGATTTGTGGCGGGTTCGTTGGCGGGCATTACATCACAGTCGCTGACGTATCCGTTGGATTTGGCGCGTGCTCGGATGGCTGTGACGGATAGATACACAGGTTATCGCACGCTGCGACAGGTGTTTGCCAAAATCTGGGTGGAGGAGGGACCTCGAACGCTCTTTCGTGGCTATTGGGCCACAGTATTGGGTGTCATTCCCTATGCGGGCACCTCGTTCTTCACCTACGAAACGCTCAAGCGCGAATATCACG AAATTGTTGGCAATAACAAACCAAACGCTTTAGTCTCGCTGGGATTCGGTGCTGCGGCTGGCGCAGCAGGACAAACAGCGAGTTATCCTTTGGATATTGTGCGTCGACGCATGCAGACCATGCGAATTAATCCTGCGGCAACAGATCGCTGTCCTACAATTCTTGAAACACTCGTCAAAATATATCg TGAGGAGGGCATCAAGAATGGTTTCTACAAGGGTCTGAGCATGAACTGGATTAAGGGTCCCATTGCTGTGGGCATTAGTTTCTCCACATATGATCTGATCAAGGCTTGGCTAAGAGAGTTGTCCCATTTGAAGCGTGGTCGGGTCGACAACTAG